One region of Lactobacillus johnsonii genomic DNA includes:
- a CDS encoding GH25 family lysozyme has protein sequence MRSTNKKFISALACASAMTALAIVDPMGVTKTHQVAQAATDNVPAKSTGVDVSSWQGTNLDQQAKSGAQFAVVKVSEGTNYQNPNAQGQIQSAEQNNMMTMGYHYTHFGSDSNRAVQEGNYAVNSAQQAGLPQGSYLATDWEQDVNNNTNGSVAANTKAIISFMDTVHDGGYNPMLYSSEWLLKNKVDTNKISEKYPNALWVAKYKTNGREDNPDYNYFPSMDNVAIWQYTQNWRGQNVDGNVNVVPLSNKTNTNNNTSNNAANTNNSNANNGQSSSQAPANPITNNSNDTAKPNSNNSTQPAQPTETKPVEKPSTNTNVNSDWTKQNGVFVTGGAINLRTGASTDSKVIAQLPANSEVKYDAYRTIGQYTWLRQPRANNQYGYLVGRNNGQAWGTFKEGSATTTKPAETKPAQPIETKPAEKPSTNTNVNSDWTKQNGVFVTGGAINLRTGASTNSKVIAMLPTNTEIKYDAYRTEGQYTWLRQPRANGQYGYLVGRNNGQAWGTFKEGSATTAKPNTNTTKPAEKPSTNTNVNSDWTKQNGVFVTGGAINLRTGANTNSKVIAQLPANTEVKYDAYRTEGRYTWLRQPRANNEYGYLVGRDNGQAWGTFKEGSAKATNAVANKPVQQTTPKQVTTNNNASWTKQNGSFITGGAINLRTGASTISPIIETLPINTVIKYDAYYRSGNYVWLRQPRANGQYGYLVGRLNNQAWGTYR, from the coding sequence ATGCGTTCAACAAATAAGAAATTTATTAGTGCATTAGCTTGTGCTAGTGCTATGACAGCTTTAGCAATTGTAGATCCTATGGGAGTTACTAAAACTCATCAAGTAGCACAAGCTGCAACTGATAATGTGCCTGCAAAGTCTACAGGTGTAGATGTTTCAAGTTGGCAAGGTACCAACTTGGATCAACAAGCTAAGTCTGGTGCACAATTTGCTGTTGTTAAAGTATCTGAGGGTACAAATTATCAAAACCCTAATGCTCAAGGCCAAATCCAGAGTGCTGAACAAAATAATATGATGACTATGGGTTACCACTACACTCATTTTGGCTCTGACAGCAATCGCGCAGTTCAAGAAGGAAACTATGCAGTTAATTCAGCACAACAAGCTGGTTTACCACAAGGTTCATACTTAGCAACTGATTGGGAACAAGACGTTAATAATAATACTAACGGTAGTGTTGCCGCTAATACTAAGGCAATCATTAGCTTCATGGATACTGTTCATGATGGTGGATACAACCCAATGCTTTATTCTAGTGAATGGTTATTAAAGAATAAGGTTGATACTAATAAGATTTCTGAAAAGTATCCAAATGCATTATGGGTAGCTAAGTACAAGACTAATGGTCGTGAAGATAATCCTGACTACAATTACTTCCCATCAATGGATAATGTAGCTATTTGGCAATATACGCAAAATTGGCGTGGTCAAAATGTTGATGGAAATGTTAATGTAGTTCCTCTTTCAAATAAGACTAATACTAATAACAACACATCAAATAACGCTGCTAATACCAATAATTCAAATGCTAATAACGGTCAAAGCAGTAGTCAAGCACCTGCAAATCCAATTACTAATAATAGTAATGATACTGCTAAGCCAAATAGTAATAACAGTACACAACCAGCTCAACCAACTGAAACTAAGCCAGTAGAAAAGCCAAGTACAAACACTAACGTAAACAGTGATTGGACTAAGCAAAATGGTGTCTTTGTAACTGGTGGTGCAATTAACTTGAGAACAGGTGCAAGCACTGATAGTAAGGTCATTGCTCAATTACCAGCAAACTCAGAAGTTAAATACGATGCTTATCGCACAATTGGTCAATACACATGGTTAAGACAACCACGTGCAAACAACCAATATGGTTACTTAGTAGGACGTAACAATGGTCAAGCATGGGGAACATTCAAAGAAGGTTCTGCAACCACTACTAAGCCAGCAGAAACCAAACCAGCACAACCAATTGAAACTAAGCCAGCAGAAAAGCCAAGCACAAATACTAACGTAAACAGTGACTGGACTAAGCAAAACGGTGTCTTTGTAACTGGCGGCGCAATTAACTTGAGAACAGGTGCAAGCACTAACAGTAAAGTAATTGCAATGCTTCCAACAAACACAGAAATCAAGTACGATGCCTACCGTACAGAAGGTCAATACACATGGTTAAGACAACCACGTGCAAATGGACAATATGGTTACTTAGTAGGACGCAACAATGGTCAAGCATGGGGAACATTCAAGGAAGGTTCTGCAACTACTGCTAAGCCAAACACTAATACTACTAAGCCAGCAGAAAAGCCAAGTACAAACACTAACGTAAACAGTGACTGGACTAAGCAAAATGGTGTCTTTGTAACTGGTGGAGCAATTAACTTGAGAACAGGTGCAAATACCAACAGTAAAGTAATTGCCCAATTACCAGCTAACACTGAAGTTAAATATGATGCCTACCGTACCGAAGGCCGATACACATGGTTAAGACAACCACGTGCAAATAATGAATATGGTTACTTAGTAGGACGTGATAATGGTCAAGCATGGGGAACATTCAAAGAAGGTTCTGCTAAAGCCACTAATGCAGTAGCTAATAAGCCTGTTCAACAAACTACTCCTAAGCAAGTAACTACTAATAACAATGCTAGTTGGACTAAGCAAAATGGTTCTTTCATTACTGGTGGAGCAATTAACTTAAGAACAGGTGCAAGTACTATTAGCCCAATTATTGAAACTTTACCAATTAATACTGTAATTAAATACGATGCATACTACCGTTCTGGTAACTATGTATGGTTAAGACAACCACGTGCAAATGGTCAATACGGTTATTTAGTTGGTCGTTTGAACAACCAAGCATGGGGAACTTACAGATAA
- a CDS encoding PfkB family carbohydrate kinase: MEDIILIYTVTLDPSESVVGKGINISLILKKLGIDSIATGIVNHKNVEQVAEELDKAEIENQFIEQTRGIKITAKNQQKLLDYLKVLKAGDILVIAGSFSKGIDPVYLTDLAKVADQRAAALVVDVPYENVLDILPMNPLLIKPNETELKHWFEKDDKEVTSKELIDMAHNLVVRGAQHVLLSLGANGAAIVNMMDALMAHAPEIEEVDSSGSGDALLGTFLAGMLKGYTPVRNLADAIAAGSDTAQSKWLTDFRTTPALQKQVIARRITFEEAE, encoded by the coding sequence ATGGAGGATATAATTTTGATTTATACAGTAACCCTAGATCCTAGTGAAAGTGTAGTAGGTAAAGGAATTAATATTTCGCTTATTTTAAAAAAATTAGGTATTGATTCCATTGCGACTGGAATTGTAAATCACAAAAATGTAGAACAAGTAGCAGAAGAGCTTGATAAAGCTGAGATTGAGAATCAATTTATTGAACAAACTCGTGGAATTAAAATTACTGCTAAAAACCAACAAAAATTATTGGATTATTTGAAAGTCCTAAAAGCTGGTGACATTTTAGTAATTGCCGGAAGCTTTTCTAAGGGAATAGATCCAGTTTATCTAACTGATTTGGCTAAAGTTGCTGATCAAAGAGCAGCTGCCTTGGTAGTGGATGTGCCTTATGAAAACGTACTTGATATCTTGCCAATGAATCCATTATTAATTAAACCAAATGAAACTGAATTAAAGCATTGGTTCGAAAAAGATGACAAGGAAGTAACTTCAAAAGAATTAATTGATATGGCTCATAATTTAGTAGTTAGAGGAGCACAACATGTTCTGTTATCCTTAGGTGCAAATGGTGCTGCAATTGTTAATATGATGGATGCTTTAATGGCACATGCGCCTGAAATTGAAGAAGTTGATAGTAGTGGTAGTGGAGATGCCTTACTTGGAACGTTCTTAGCTGGGATGCTTAAAGGATACACTCCTGTTAGAAATTTAGCTGATGCAATTGCTGCAGGAAGTGATACGGCTCAAAGTAAATGGCTTACTGATTTCAGAACAACACCCGCACTTCAAAAACAAGTTATTGCTAGAAGAATTACCTTTGAAGAAGCAGAATAA
- a CDS encoding monovalent cation:proton antiporter family protein has protein sequence MDLSIFIVSLAALVIPIVMARFRINAIPTAVAEIVTGIILGKSLLDTIKITSSVSLLSDLGVILLMFLSGMEINFDLFKKKDLPESKQSKINPARIAIIAFTTITISAFALAYILKLIGLFNDVMLAMIIFMTVALGVVIATLKEKEILSRPIGQTILLTAVLGEVIPLLLLTIYASINGGNAGRLWLIVLLFLVAIILLRRFKQPYQWFNKISKATTQLDIRLAFFLIFTLVTVAERVGAENILGAFLAGMVMKLLEPSEATMDKLTSIGYGFFIPIFFITTGVKLDLKSLLANPNALMLIPVLVLFLLLAKLPIFLVYTRNFNKRNSLAGTFLIMTTITIVLPTLEVARKLNAITETQSDAFILAAVVVCILGPILFNSLFKLTKEDKIKQRVVMMGTNVMTVPVAQELHDNWYDVLLVTHKKENYDTYKSKVANLKLINSLEEACLEKAGVFDCDILVAGFIEDNLNRKIARLAKEHGVQRVIASQERPKPETIKKLVSEKIEIYNIFNVQTSVLRALIESPFILRILTDTKNGLFEVTVRNHKYAGQKLMNLDFIEQMTVSRIWRNGKWLVPHGNTIIEVGDHLIFTAKGEDAERIREELGRKN, from the coding sequence GTGGATCTATCTATATTTATTGTTAGTTTAGCAGCTTTAGTAATTCCAATCGTTATGGCGCGATTTAGAATTAATGCTATACCAACGGCAGTTGCTGAGATTGTGACTGGAATAATTCTGGGAAAAAGCTTATTAGATACCATAAAAATCACAAGCAGTGTATCGCTTCTATCAGATTTAGGTGTGATTTTGCTGATGTTTTTATCAGGTATGGAAATTAATTTTGATCTTTTTAAAAAGAAGGATTTACCTGAGTCTAAACAGAGTAAAATTAATCCAGCACGAATAGCAATTATTGCCTTTACTACTATTACAATATCGGCATTTGCTTTAGCTTATATTCTAAAATTAATCGGTCTATTTAATGATGTCATGCTGGCTATGATTATTTTTATGACTGTAGCCTTAGGGGTGGTAATTGCCACTCTAAAAGAAAAAGAAATCTTATCTCGACCGATTGGGCAAACTATATTATTAACAGCCGTTCTAGGGGAAGTAATTCCCTTATTGCTGTTGACTATTTATGCTTCAATTAACGGTGGGAATGCTGGAAGATTATGGCTTATTGTTCTGCTTTTCCTAGTAGCAATTATCTTATTGAGACGATTTAAACAACCATATCAATGGTTTAATAAGATATCTAAAGCAACTACTCAACTGGATATTCGATTGGCCTTCTTCTTAATATTCACCCTAGTAACAGTTGCAGAACGTGTAGGGGCAGAAAATATTTTAGGTGCCTTCTTAGCTGGGATGGTTATGAAGTTACTTGAACCAAGTGAAGCAACAATGGATAAATTAACTTCTATTGGTTATGGGTTCTTCATTCCAATTTTCTTTATTACTACTGGTGTTAAGCTGGATTTGAAGTCACTTCTTGCTAATCCAAATGCTTTAATGTTGATCCCAGTTTTAGTATTATTCTTACTTTTAGCCAAATTGCCTATATTTTTGGTTTATACACGAAATTTCAATAAACGTAATAGTCTTGCAGGCACGTTTTTAATTATGACTACAATTACGATTGTACTTCCAACTTTAGAGGTTGCTCGTAAGTTAAATGCAATTACTGAAACTCAATCAGATGCTTTTATTTTGGCAGCAGTGGTCGTATGTATTTTAGGACCAATTCTATTTAATTCGCTCTTTAAATTAACTAAAGAAGATAAAATTAAGCAAAGAGTTGTCATGATGGGAACCAATGTAATGACGGTGCCTGTTGCCCAAGAGCTTCATGATAATTGGTATGATGTATTGTTAGTAACCCATAAAAAAGAAAACTATGATACTTATAAGAGTAAAGTTGCTAATTTGAAATTAATTAATAGCTTAGAAGAGGCGTGTTTAGAAAAAGCCGGTGTCTTTGACTGTGATATTTTAGTAGCTGGATTTATTGAAGATAATCTAAATCGTAAAATTGCCCGTTTAGCAAAAGAGCATGGTGTGCAAAGAGTTATTGCTAGTCAAGAGAGGCCAAAGCCTGAAACTATTAAGAAATTAGTCAGTGAAAAAATTGAAATTTACAATATTTTCAATGTTCAGACTTCTGTATTACGAGCTCTAATTGAATCACCTTTCATTTTGAGAATTTTAACCGATACTAAGAATGGTTTGTTTGAAGTAACGGTTAGAAATCATAAGTATGCTGGTCAGAAACTGATGAATCTAGACTTTATTGAGCAAATGACTGTTAGTCGAATTTGGCGAAATGGTAAATGGCTAGTGCCACACGGAAATACAATCATTGAAGTAGGAGATCATCTAATTTTTACAGCTAAAGGTGAAGATGCAGAAAGAATTAGAGAAGAATTGGGTAGAAAGAATTAA
- a CDS encoding Gfo/Idh/MocA family protein, translating into MKLGIIGSGKIVHDFLSIADQIPNLELTALSTTKRSHQIGLELQEKYNISKLYQDNTDLFNDANVDTVYVAVPNSLHFSIAKAALEAGKNVICEKPFVATTDEARELKEIADKNQVIIVEAITNIYLENFKFIEDNLAKVAPIHVVNLNYTQYSSRYDAFLEGDIQPAFDPKKDGGALMDLGIYNLHIIIKLFGKPDSVNYFPTIQKNIDTSGILHVGYSDKQASSIAAKDSFSPNVSTIEGEKGALIIYGHPNEMPKVGIQLRGEEPKVINHNKHSHRMIAEFIEFTKIIDQHDFTAADQAFTHSLNTLAILQEAKKQR; encoded by the coding sequence ATGAAACTAGGTATTATTGGCTCAGGAAAAATTGTTCATGATTTTCTATCAATTGCTGATCAAATTCCAAATCTTGAACTTACTGCTCTTTCAACTACGAAAAGAAGTCATCAAATTGGTCTTGAATTGCAAGAAAAGTACAATATTTCAAAATTATATCAAGACAACACTGACCTATTTAATGATGCTAATGTCGATACTGTCTATGTAGCTGTTCCAAATAGTTTGCATTTTAGTATTGCCAAGGCCGCATTAGAAGCAGGAAAAAATGTCATTTGTGAAAAGCCATTTGTTGCTACAACTGATGAAGCACGCGAATTAAAAGAAATTGCTGATAAAAACCAAGTAATTATTGTTGAGGCGATCACTAACATTTATCTAGAAAACTTTAAATTCATCGAAGATAACTTAGCTAAAGTTGCCCCAATTCATGTTGTTAATCTTAATTACACTCAATATTCAAGTCGCTATGATGCTTTCTTAGAAGGGGATATTCAACCAGCTTTTGATCCTAAAAAAGATGGTGGAGCGCTAATGGATTTAGGTATCTACAACTTACACATTATTATTAAATTATTTGGTAAGCCAGATTCTGTTAACTACTTCCCAACTATTCAAAAAAATATTGATACTTCTGGCATCCTTCACGTGGGCTATTCTGACAAACAAGCTAGTTCAATTGCTGCTAAAGATAGCTTTTCACCTAATGTCAGCACCATTGAAGGTGAAAAAGGTGCACTCATTATTTACGGCCATCCTAATGAAATGCCAAAGGTTGGCATCCAATTACGAGGAGAAGAGCCGAAAGTTATTAACCACAACAAGCATTCTCATCGAATGATTGCTGAATTTATCGAATTCACTAAGATTATTGATCAACATGATTTTACAGCTGCTGATCAAGCCTTTACCCACAGTCTAAATACCCTAGCTATTTTACAAGAAGCAAAAAAGCAGCGTTAA
- a CDS encoding DUF6612 family protein, with protein sequence MEKNKIKNKKIIFSNNQGGKIAALILGIIILIVVVWGAIIAFNKPSVKDASTTAADTQITTARVNVKTTNTKSKMYSNYVVGPNNAIHITMKSVPKSDTNSELWGNKDYVYHRDGTKQWNYIKQNAIFSEVYSGYKKLYTAHDFTQFSDDAFKHMTLKSNGFNGYVISYKGDNSDVIKSMQKATTVALTSDPQSTNIKNIDVRISINRKKQLTDMYYKVTYNTKKEGTLTLHLYDINKVKKLTVPSSVTKNAKKLNFKLN encoded by the coding sequence ATGGAAAAAAATAAAATCAAAAATAAAAAGATTATTTTTTCTAACAATCAAGGCGGCAAAATTGCCGCTTTAATTTTAGGTATTATTATCCTAATCGTAGTAGTCTGGGGCGCAATTATTGCATTTAATAAGCCAAGCGTCAAAGATGCATCAACTACAGCAGCTGATACCCAAATTACAACTGCACGCGTTAACGTCAAAACCACTAATACAAAGTCAAAGATGTATTCAAATTACGTCGTCGGTCCAAATAATGCTATCCATATCACGATGAAAAGCGTTCCTAAATCTGATACTAATTCTGAGTTATGGGGTAACAAAGACTATGTTTACCACCGTGATGGCACCAAACAATGGAACTACATTAAACAAAATGCCATCTTTAGTGAAGTTTATTCAGGCTATAAAAAACTTTATACCGCACATGATTTCACCCAATTTTCTGATGATGCCTTTAAACATATGACACTTAAATCTAATGGATTTAACGGTTATGTTATTTCCTATAAGGGTGATAATAGTGACGTAATTAAAAGTATGCAAAAAGCGACTACTGTCGCTCTCACTAGCGATCCACAATCAACCAATATTAAAAATATTGATGTACGAATTTCGATTAATCGAAAAAAACAACTAACTGATATGTATTATAAAGTTACTTATAATACTAAGAAAGAAGGTACTCTCACCTTACATCTTTATGACATTAACAAAGTTAAAAAGTTAACCGTACCTTCCTCAGTTACTAAAAATGCTAAAAAATTAAATTTTAAACTTAATTAA
- a CDS encoding DUF6612 family protein, with product MKKKFSFLILLGVILVSLTTACSNKSSKQTKSTGPSASSLINAKFNSSFANGHFTQTTNSNEMNQKSKSEGLFKDKGDVTNLTYTLTQKKKSQTEQMWLTKNDMYLLLEQNKGHWIKNSIDADSFDSDQVKERFDPATFKKINKAFAKKATVQRKNGNYEISFDGTDANLWNAVNPLIIDAMNTPGSQNMQVARLVKSAQVQNLKITYLIDPTTKNVESLTFKAQYTAGGKYNFTWNLTYDQLGQHSDLAVPSDIQKNAISAEDIKKAQEEQNNQ from the coding sequence ATGAAGAAAAAATTCAGCTTCCTAATTTTATTGGGAGTCATCTTAGTTTCTTTAACTACAGCTTGTTCAAATAAAAGCAGTAAACAAACAAAGAGTACTGGACCTTCTGCAAGTTCATTAATCAATGCAAAATTTAATTCTAGCTTTGCTAACGGTCACTTCACTCAAACTACTAATTCTAATGAAATGAACCAAAAGTCAAAATCAGAGGGTTTATTCAAAGACAAAGGTGATGTAACTAACCTTACTTATACTTTAACTCAAAAGAAGAAATCTCAAACTGAACAAATGTGGCTTACCAAGAACGATATGTACTTACTTTTAGAGCAAAACAAGGGTCATTGGATTAAAAACTCAATTGATGCGGATAGCTTTGATTCAGACCAAGTAAAAGAAAGATTCGATCCTGCAACTTTTAAGAAAATTAATAAAGCTTTTGCCAAAAAAGCCACTGTTCAAAGAAAAAATGGAAATTATGAAATTAGTTTCGATGGTACCGACGCCAACCTATGGAATGCTGTCAACCCTTTAATTATTGATGCCATGAACACTCCTGGTTCTCAAAACATGCAGGTAGCCCGCTTAGTAAAATCAGCTCAAGTTCAAAATCTTAAGATCACTTATTTAATTGATCCAACTACCAAAAATGTCGAATCATTGACCTTTAAAGCTCAATACACTGCTGGCGGAAAATATAACTTCACTTGGAACTTAACTTACGACCAATTAGGTCAACACAGTGATTTAGCCGTTCCTTCTGACATTCAAAAGAATGCAATTAGTGCTGAAGACATCAAGAAAGCACAAGAAGAACAAAATAATCAATAA
- a CDS encoding PAS domain-containing protein, translating into MENIKLDGGHLSLEQLNAIFKTIPQEMDVLDENDRVVWSSMNENRLFKRTEKDIGKTVFEVHPGHSQKHVKEVLDQMHTGKRKSISIMITKNKQPINISFYSLHNEHGKYIGCIEVTQAVSNLQVKGGKLRNILNVLKKH; encoded by the coding sequence ATGGAAAATATCAAGTTAGATGGTGGGCATCTCTCACTTGAACAACTAAATGCGATTTTTAAAACAATTCCACAAGAAATGGATGTTTTAGATGAAAATGACCGCGTTGTCTGGTCCTCTATGAATGAGAATCGCCTTTTTAAGCGTACTGAAAAAGATATCGGTAAAACTGTTTTTGAAGTGCATCCCGGCCACAGTCAAAAGCATGTTAAAGAAGTCCTAGATCAAATGCACACCGGCAAGCGTAAAAGCATTTCAATCATGATTACCAAAAATAAACAACCAATTAACATTTCCTTCTATAGTCTTCATAATGAACATGGTAAATATATTGGCTGCATTGAAGTAACCCAAGCAGTAAGTAACTTACAAGTTAAAGGCGGTAAATTACGCAATATTTTAAATGTCCTTAAAAAGCACTAA